A genome region from Gossypium hirsutum isolate 1008001.06 chromosome A04, Gossypium_hirsutum_v2.1, whole genome shotgun sequence includes the following:
- the LOC121228053 gene encoding uncharacterized protein → MSHGLMFVDIIVAGRKLNALVDTGASDLFMSEEAACKLGLKIDNEGGRIKTVNSESIPIKGVAKGVDLQLGNWSGKVSIKVIPLDDYDFVVGLSFLDQVKALIAPSSNYMVISDAKHQCMVKVTRKRSFEGKTLSAIQFAKGVRRNEVSYLATLKIEETAKFVSETPKEVGQLLQSFRDVMPAQLPKSLPPKREVDHKIELVSNVVPPARAPYRMSPPELEELRKQLKELLDAGFIRPSKSPYGHIVGGGKIRMDKNKIRAISKWEPPTKVTELRSFLGLANYYRRFVEGYSKITTPLTNMLKKGKVWDWNPECEKAFNQLKQEMTREPVLVLPDFTKPYEVRTDASDYAIGEY, encoded by the exons ATGAGCCATggtttgatgtttgtagacatcattgtGGCCGGCAGAAAATTGAATGCGCTCGTCGACACAGGCGCTTCTGATTTATTCATGTCTGAGGAGGCTGCTTGTAAACTAGGCCTCAAGATAGATAATGAAGGGGGTCGGATCAAAACAGTGAACTCGGAAAGTATTCCAATCAAGGGGGTTGCAAAGGGAGTGGATCTTCAGCTCGGCAATTGGTCAGGGAAGGtatccattaaggtaataccacttgatgactATGATTTTGTGGTGGGACTAAGCTTCCTTGATCAGGTTAAAGCTCTTATTGCCCCTTCGAGCAATTACATGGTGATTTCAGATGCGAAACATCAATGCATGGTGAAAGTGACAAGGAAGAGAAGCTTTGAGGGAAAAACACTATCAGCAATTCAGTTTGCTAAAGGTGTACGGAGAAATGAAGTCTCATATTTAGCCACCTTGAAGATCGAAGAGACCGCTAAGTTTGTTAGTGAGACCCCGAAAGAAGTGGGACAATTGCTACAATCATTTCGAGATGTAATGCCTGCTCAGTTGCCAAAAAGTTTGCCACCCaagagggaggtggaccacaaaatcgagttagtaTCCAATGTGGTGCCGCCAGCAAGGGCCCCCTATCGTATGTCTCCGCCAGAATTAGAAGAGTTGCGGAAACAATTGAAGGAACTTTTGGATGCGGGATTCATTAGACCATCTAAATCCCCATATG gccacattgtgggAGGCGGTAAGATCCGAATGGATAAAAATAAGATTCGAGCCATTTCAAAGTGGGAGCCTCCAACCAAGGTAACAGAGTTGAGATCTTTCCTTGGATTGGCAAATTACTATCGCCGCTTTGTCGAAGGCTACTCCAAAATTACCACTCCCTTGACGAACATGTTGAAGAAGGGGAAGGTATGGGATTGGAATCCAGAATGTGAGAAGGCCTTCAACCAATTGAAGCAAGAAATGACGAGGGAGCCCGTACTTGTCTTGCCAGATTTTACGAAGCCTTACGAGGTACGTACAGATGCATCAGATTATGCTATTGgggagtactga